In a single window of the Palaemon carinicauda isolate YSFRI2023 chromosome 10, ASM3689809v2, whole genome shotgun sequence genome:
- the LOC137648689 gene encoding sphingomyelin phosphodiesterase-like isoform X1 — translation MRVSQATSLPLLLLGSFLLAGTAVQSLETKAQGFLETVLRHEFNKALETGAAGPVLKEVSQKLDLANMLEETSSWETKSQNFDPLLCAFCSSAMAEIIQLFETGTDPLIIVDGLVNLCVDLGIANYPFCEGVISEVEPHLAWILENRNLTGKDVCGMVLVGFGCNTNNPERVWEVQIPDGPKPPVVDPVLPPEGSPTMKILHLADTHFDPEYLPGSNAECKEKYFCCRAESGPLDRPEAAAGKWGDYRNCDAPKWLLQATYDHIKMTHTDIDFIIWTGDLIPHNVWNTSRETNLEIIYESVQLVADNFPGIPVFPAIGNHEAHPVNTFPQPYIDNEFDISWLYDEIAILWGTWLPKDVAESVAYSAYYSTLIKPGLRILSINSNYCYGFNWWLLYDDVDPGTELDWMAKQLKAAEEAGEKVYLISHIPPGHRDCAKTWSHQYNRIVSRFESTIAGLFYGHTHKDHFMMFYDPVEATRAYHVGYIGPSQTPYHKVNPGYRIYTVDGDYEGSSYQVLDHETWILDLDEVNQSDDPRFFKLYSAKESYGLENLFPSTWSDLVTQMAVDNSTLFDEFFMHYIKDAKPYMEEGCGERCKSQLLCRLVVSDNSDHSHCEGL, via the exons CAGGAACTGCAGTGCAGTCCCTTGAGACAAAGGCACAGGGATTTCTGGAAACTGTTCTTCGTCATGAGTTCAACAAAGCACTCGAGACTGGGGCAGCGGGTCCCGTACTCAAGGAAGTTTCTCAAA AACTAGACTTGGCAAACATGTTGGAAGAGACATCCAGTTGGGAGACCAAATCACAGAACTTTGATCCCCTCCTATGTGCTTTCTGCAGCAGCGCCATGGCCGAGATCATCCAATTGTTTGAAACGGGGACTGACCCGTTAATCATCGTGGATGGCCTTGTCAACCTATGTGTCGACTTGGGCATTGCTAATTATCCATTTTGTGAAGGGGTCATAAGTGAGGTGGAG CCACATCTCGCCTGGATTTTGGAAAATCGTAACCTGACTGGGAAGGACGTTTGTGGGATGGTTCTCGTAGGATTCGGCTGCAACACAAACAATCCTGAGAGGGTTTGGGAGGTTCAGATTCCAGATGGTCCAAAACCCCCAGTTGTAGATCCTGTATTGCCACCT GAAGGTTCCCCTACGATGAAGATCCTGCACCTAGCTGACACCCATTTCGACCCCGAGTACCTACCAGGAAGTAATGCCGAGTGTAAAGAAAAGTACTTCTGCTGCAGAGCAGAGAGTG GTCCTCTGGACAGACCAGAAGCTGCAGCTGGAAAATGGGGAGACTACCGCAACTGTGATGCCCCAAAGTGGCTTCTCCAAGCCACGTATGACCACATCAAGATGACTCATACG gatataGACTTCATCATCTGGACAGGGGATCTGATCCCTCACAACGTATGGAACACCTCCCGAGAGACAAACTTGGAAATCATCTATGAGAGCGTTCAGTTGGTTGCGGATAACTTTCCTGGAATTCCGGTATTTCCAGCCATTGGTAATCACGAAGCACATCCTGTAAATAC TTTCCCGCAACCGTACATTGACAACGAGTTCGACATCTCCTGGCTTTATGACGAAATTGCAATCCTTTGGGGCACCTGGCTGCCGAAGGATGTTGCGGAGAGTGTGGCTTATTCAGCTTATTACTCAACCCTCATCAAGCCAGGACTGAGGATCCTGTCTATCAATTCTAACTACTGCTATGGTTTCAACTG GTGGCTCCTCTACGATGATGTTGATCCAGGCACTGAACTAGACTGGATGGCCAAGCAACTGAAGGCTGCTGAGGAAGCTGGCGAGAAAGTCTACCTCATTAGTCACATCCCTCCAGGTCACAGGGACTGTGCAAAGACTTGGAGTCACCAGTATAACCGCATAGTCTCAAG GTTTGAGTCCACCATCGCAGGCCTCTTCTACGGCCACACGCACAAGGACCACTTCATGATGTTCTATGATCCCGTGGAAGCCACGCGCGCTTACCACGTCGGCTACATTGGACCCAGTCAGACTCCCTATCACAAGGTCAACCCTGGATATAGGATCTACACCGTTGATGGAGATTACGAAGGATCTTCCTAT caagtTTTGGATCACGAGACTTGGATTTTGGATCTGGACGAGGTGAACCAAAGCGATGATCCAAGGTTCTTCAAGCTTTACTCGGCCAAAGAATCTTACGG tcTTGAAAACCTATTTCCATCAACGTGGTCTGACCTGGTGACCCAAATGGCCGTTGATAACAGTACGCTCTTCGATGAGTTTTTCAT GCACTATATAAAAGACGCGAAACCTTATATGGAAGAGGGATGCGGCGAGAGATGCAAGAGCCAACTGTTGTGCCGTCTTGTGGTATCCGACAACTCCGACCATTCCCACTGTGAAGGTCTTTGA
- the LOC137648689 gene encoding sphingomyelin phosphodiesterase-like isoform X2, whose amino-acid sequence MRVSQATSLPLLLLGSFLLGTAVQSLETKAQGFLETVLRHEFNKALETGAAGPVLKEVSQKLDLANMLEETSSWETKSQNFDPLLCAFCSSAMAEIIQLFETGTDPLIIVDGLVNLCVDLGIANYPFCEGVISEVEPHLAWILENRNLTGKDVCGMVLVGFGCNTNNPERVWEVQIPDGPKPPVVDPVLPPEGSPTMKILHLADTHFDPEYLPGSNAECKEKYFCCRAESGPLDRPEAAAGKWGDYRNCDAPKWLLQATYDHIKMTHTDIDFIIWTGDLIPHNVWNTSRETNLEIIYESVQLVADNFPGIPVFPAIGNHEAHPVNTFPQPYIDNEFDISWLYDEIAILWGTWLPKDVAESVAYSAYYSTLIKPGLRILSINSNYCYGFNWWLLYDDVDPGTELDWMAKQLKAAEEAGEKVYLISHIPPGHRDCAKTWSHQYNRIVSRFESTIAGLFYGHTHKDHFMMFYDPVEATRAYHVGYIGPSQTPYHKVNPGYRIYTVDGDYEGSSYQVLDHETWILDLDEVNQSDDPRFFKLYSAKESYGLENLFPSTWSDLVTQMAVDNSTLFDEFFMHYIKDAKPYMEEGCGERCKSQLLCRLVVSDNSDHSHCEGL is encoded by the exons GAACTGCAGTGCAGTCCCTTGAGACAAAGGCACAGGGATTTCTGGAAACTGTTCTTCGTCATGAGTTCAACAAAGCACTCGAGACTGGGGCAGCGGGTCCCGTACTCAAGGAAGTTTCTCAAA AACTAGACTTGGCAAACATGTTGGAAGAGACATCCAGTTGGGAGACCAAATCACAGAACTTTGATCCCCTCCTATGTGCTTTCTGCAGCAGCGCCATGGCCGAGATCATCCAATTGTTTGAAACGGGGACTGACCCGTTAATCATCGTGGATGGCCTTGTCAACCTATGTGTCGACTTGGGCATTGCTAATTATCCATTTTGTGAAGGGGTCATAAGTGAGGTGGAG CCACATCTCGCCTGGATTTTGGAAAATCGTAACCTGACTGGGAAGGACGTTTGTGGGATGGTTCTCGTAGGATTCGGCTGCAACACAAACAATCCTGAGAGGGTTTGGGAGGTTCAGATTCCAGATGGTCCAAAACCCCCAGTTGTAGATCCTGTATTGCCACCT GAAGGTTCCCCTACGATGAAGATCCTGCACCTAGCTGACACCCATTTCGACCCCGAGTACCTACCAGGAAGTAATGCCGAGTGTAAAGAAAAGTACTTCTGCTGCAGAGCAGAGAGTG GTCCTCTGGACAGACCAGAAGCTGCAGCTGGAAAATGGGGAGACTACCGCAACTGTGATGCCCCAAAGTGGCTTCTCCAAGCCACGTATGACCACATCAAGATGACTCATACG gatataGACTTCATCATCTGGACAGGGGATCTGATCCCTCACAACGTATGGAACACCTCCCGAGAGACAAACTTGGAAATCATCTATGAGAGCGTTCAGTTGGTTGCGGATAACTTTCCTGGAATTCCGGTATTTCCAGCCATTGGTAATCACGAAGCACATCCTGTAAATAC TTTCCCGCAACCGTACATTGACAACGAGTTCGACATCTCCTGGCTTTATGACGAAATTGCAATCCTTTGGGGCACCTGGCTGCCGAAGGATGTTGCGGAGAGTGTGGCTTATTCAGCTTATTACTCAACCCTCATCAAGCCAGGACTGAGGATCCTGTCTATCAATTCTAACTACTGCTATGGTTTCAACTG GTGGCTCCTCTACGATGATGTTGATCCAGGCACTGAACTAGACTGGATGGCCAAGCAACTGAAGGCTGCTGAGGAAGCTGGCGAGAAAGTCTACCTCATTAGTCACATCCCTCCAGGTCACAGGGACTGTGCAAAGACTTGGAGTCACCAGTATAACCGCATAGTCTCAAG GTTTGAGTCCACCATCGCAGGCCTCTTCTACGGCCACACGCACAAGGACCACTTCATGATGTTCTATGATCCCGTGGAAGCCACGCGCGCTTACCACGTCGGCTACATTGGACCCAGTCAGACTCCCTATCACAAGGTCAACCCTGGATATAGGATCTACACCGTTGATGGAGATTACGAAGGATCTTCCTAT caagtTTTGGATCACGAGACTTGGATTTTGGATCTGGACGAGGTGAACCAAAGCGATGATCCAAGGTTCTTCAAGCTTTACTCGGCCAAAGAATCTTACGG tcTTGAAAACCTATTTCCATCAACGTGGTCTGACCTGGTGACCCAAATGGCCGTTGATAACAGTACGCTCTTCGATGAGTTTTTCAT GCACTATATAAAAGACGCGAAACCTTATATGGAAGAGGGATGCGGCGAGAGATGCAAGAGCCAACTGTTGTGCCGTCTTGTGGTATCCGACAACTCCGACCATTCCCACTGTGAAGGTCTTTGA